From Streptomyces sp. NBC_00690, a single genomic window includes:
- a CDS encoding mechanosensitive ion channel family protein, producing MENVLRPLIVLGGTAVLTLLVGWLADLLLRRADARHPEAPLWGLLRQCRVPLQVVLAAALLRGNYRQAELETIRDHHAGIGQVLTLVLIGASAWLVVKIATVIVESTYSRYAAATRDPARVRRVRTQVTLIQRVVIAVVGVVAVAAMLLTFPAMKTVGTSMLASAGLIGIVAGVAAQSTLGNLFAGFQIAFGDMVRIGDTVVVDGEWGTVEEITLTFLAVRTWDERRITMPVSYFTSKPFENWSRGGVQMTGTVYFHLDHSTPVARMREQLHEVIKDHSAWDGRDWSLAVTDTTPTTIQVRAVVTAKDADDIWTIRCAVREQLIGWLHEHHPHALPKVATAPAALLGTAEPTAVAALPNGRAPKQGPTAEDEPARTGRG from the coding sequence ATGGAGAACGTGCTGCGCCCATTGATTGTCCTCGGCGGTACAGCCGTGCTCACGCTGCTCGTGGGCTGGCTCGCTGACCTGCTACTTCGCCGTGCCGACGCACGGCATCCCGAGGCTCCCCTGTGGGGTCTGCTCCGACAGTGTCGAGTTCCGCTCCAGGTGGTCCTCGCCGCCGCCTTGTTGCGGGGCAACTACCGACAGGCGGAACTGGAAACCATCCGCGACCATCACGCGGGCATCGGACAGGTACTGACCCTGGTCCTGATCGGTGCCTCCGCCTGGCTGGTGGTGAAGATCGCCACGGTCATCGTCGAATCCACCTACAGCCGCTATGCGGCGGCCACCCGTGATCCGGCCCGGGTCCGCCGGGTCCGCACCCAGGTGACCCTGATCCAACGCGTGGTCATCGCCGTGGTGGGTGTCGTGGCCGTCGCCGCGATGTTGCTGACGTTCCCTGCCATGAAGACCGTCGGCACCTCGATGCTCGCTTCGGCCGGACTCATCGGCATCGTGGCGGGTGTCGCCGCCCAATCGACCCTGGGCAACCTCTTCGCCGGGTTCCAGATCGCCTTCGGTGACATGGTCCGCATCGGTGACACCGTGGTGGTCGACGGCGAGTGGGGAACCGTCGAGGAGATCACCCTCACCTTCCTGGCCGTTCGGACCTGGGATGAGCGCCGGATCACCATGCCGGTGTCCTACTTCACCAGCAAGCCGTTCGAGAACTGGTCACGCGGTGGAGTGCAGATGACCGGCACGGTCTACTTCCATCTGGACCACTCCACTCCGGTGGCCCGGATGCGGGAGCAGTTGCACGAGGTCATCAAGGACCACTCCGCGTGGGACGGACGTGACTGGTCGCTCGCGGTCACCGACACCACGCCGACGACGATCCAGGTGCGTGCCGTGGTGACAGCAAAGGACGCGGACGACATCTGGACCATCCGCTGCGCCGTGCGCGAGCAGTTGATCGGCTGGCTCCATGAGCACCACCCCCACGCGCTGCCGAAGGTCGCGACCGCGCCGGCCGCATTGCTGGGCACCGCCGAGCCGACGGCCGTGGCCGCCCTTCCGAACGGCCGCGCGCCGAAGCAGGGCCCTACCGCGGAGGACGAGCCGGCACGGACGGGCCGCGGCTGA
- a CDS encoding SDR family NAD(P)-dependent oxidoreductase, with protein MARTVVISGGGTGIGFATAEAFAAEGDRVVLLGRREEALAHAAERLPSAGYFAVDLRDPADVLRAAAFVEREYGAVDVLVNSAGGNGGREKQHAHSSPLAALAHDWTVNFRLNTLTAALLTEALKEHLATPGGRVLFLSSIAAYRGSGSVAYGASKAALHPYAFQLARTLGPRGITVNVVAPGLVEETDFFGEPLAQERKDALVAETATGRIGHPGDIARTLHWLASSAAGHITAQVIQVNGGAERGH; from the coding sequence ATGGCACGTACCGTGGTGATCAGTGGCGGCGGCACCGGAATCGGCTTCGCCACGGCAGAGGCATTCGCTGCCGAAGGTGACCGGGTCGTGCTCCTGGGCCGCCGCGAGGAGGCCCTTGCCCATGCGGCCGAACGACTGCCGTCCGCCGGATACTTCGCCGTCGACCTCAGAGATCCGGCGGACGTCCTGCGCGCCGCCGCCTTTGTCGAGCGCGAGTACGGAGCGGTCGACGTACTGGTGAACAGCGCAGGTGGCAACGGCGGCCGGGAGAAGCAACACGCCCACAGCAGCCCGCTGGCCGCTCTGGCACACGACTGGACCGTGAACTTCCGGCTCAACACCCTCACCGCCGCCCTGCTCACCGAGGCGCTCAAGGAGCATCTGGCGACCCCCGGTGGCCGAGTGCTCTTCCTCAGCTCCATCGCGGCCTACCGTGGGTCGGGGTCGGTTGCCTACGGGGCGTCGAAGGCCGCCCTCCACCCGTACGCCTTCCAGTTGGCCCGGACGCTCGGTCCGCGGGGGATCACCGTCAATGTCGTGGCACCGGGGCTGGTCGAGGAAACCGACTTCTTCGGCGAACCCCTGGCGCAGGAGCGCAAGGACGCCCTGGTCGCCGAGACCGCCACCGGGCGCATCGGTCACCCCGGGGACATCGCACGGACCCTGCACTGGTTGGCGTCCTCTGCCGCAGGACACATCACTGCCCAGGTGATCCAGGTCAACGGTGGTGCGGAGCGCGGCCACTGA
- a CDS encoding Na+/H+ antiporter, producing the protein MDQVALLLVLLLGAVVTVPLGERLDLPPPVLMTLAGAGVAFLPFVPTVEIPPDFILPLILPPLLYAAAQRTSWRQFAANVRPILLLAVALVFVTTVAVAAVAQSLVPGLPIAAAVALGALIAPPDPVAATAVAGRLGLPRRLVSILEGEGLFNDVTAIVLYHVAIAAVVSGTFSWPEAVGQLVLSAVVAVVVGLALGWVTNKLMGLLGDATLQVGLSLMVPFVAYVLAEELHGSGVLAVLTTALYLAEHAADADDVMGRLAGNTFWRIIDTLVTGVAFGLIGLELHTVFGTEDGRVPQLLVWGAAITGVVVGVRLLWLLPATWLAKKLHSRRDFDEDIPVSWRETVVMWWSGMRGVASVALALAIPLTTDSGAPFPARNEIVFVAFVVILATLLLQGLTLPWLVRRLGVRADGDAERRLEHDLAIRAAKAARHRLREIEAVEDLPDEISERLLRGAYEVGARISPDIVDEDRRDWYAKRTERVRTMRRIQREMMSAARHEVLSARSEPGANPEVVDRVLRQLDVHSLR; encoded by the coding sequence GTGGACCAGGTGGCGCTGCTGCTCGTCCTGCTGCTCGGAGCCGTGGTGACCGTGCCCCTCGGTGAACGGCTCGACCTGCCGCCACCCGTGTTGATGACCTTGGCCGGAGCGGGAGTCGCCTTCCTCCCCTTCGTCCCCACGGTGGAGATCCCGCCCGATTTCATCCTTCCGCTCATCCTGCCGCCCCTCCTGTACGCCGCGGCACAACGCACCTCCTGGCGACAGTTCGCCGCCAATGTGCGCCCCATCCTGCTGCTCGCGGTCGCCCTGGTCTTCGTCACCACCGTGGCGGTCGCTGCCGTCGCCCAGTCGCTCGTACCGGGACTGCCCATCGCCGCGGCCGTCGCCCTCGGCGCCCTGATCGCCCCGCCCGACCCCGTGGCCGCCACCGCCGTCGCCGGCCGGCTCGGTCTGCCGCGCCGGCTCGTCTCCATCCTGGAAGGGGAAGGGCTCTTCAACGATGTGACCGCCATCGTCCTGTACCACGTCGCCATCGCCGCGGTGGTCAGCGGCACGTTCTCCTGGCCGGAAGCCGTCGGCCAACTGGTCCTCTCGGCCGTGGTCGCCGTCGTGGTGGGACTCGCACTGGGATGGGTCACCAACAAACTGATGGGCCTTCTCGGCGATGCCACCCTTCAGGTCGGCCTCTCCCTGATGGTGCCGTTCGTCGCCTATGTACTGGCCGAGGAACTGCACGGCTCCGGCGTGCTCGCCGTGCTGACCACGGCCCTCTATCTGGCCGAACACGCCGCGGACGCCGACGATGTGATGGGTCGGCTCGCCGGCAACACCTTCTGGCGGATCATCGACACACTCGTCACCGGGGTGGCCTTCGGACTCATCGGACTCGAACTCCACACCGTCTTCGGTACGGAGGACGGGCGGGTGCCCCAGCTGCTGGTCTGGGGTGCGGCGATCACCGGCGTCGTCGTGGGCGTACGACTCCTGTGGCTGCTCCCCGCCACCTGGCTGGCGAAGAAGCTGCACTCCCGCCGTGACTTCGACGAGGACATTCCGGTGAGTTGGCGGGAGACCGTCGTCATGTGGTGGTCAGGAATGCGTGGAGTGGCCTCGGTGGCCCTGGCGCTCGCCATTCCACTGACCACGGACAGCGGGGCGCCCTTCCCCGCGCGCAATGAGATCGTCTTCGTCGCCTTCGTCGTCATCCTCGCCACGCTCCTCCTCCAGGGGCTGACACTGCCCTGGTTGGTACGCCGCCTCGGAGTGCGGGCCGACGGGGACGCCGAGCGCCGGTTGGAACACGATCTCGCCATCAGAGCGGCCAAAGCGGCCCGCCACCGGCTGCGGGAGATCGAAGCGGTGGAGGACCTTCCGGACGAGATCAGCGAGCGGCTCCTCCGGGGTGCGTACGAGGTGGGAGCACGGATCAGCCCCGACATCGTCGACGAGGACCGGCGCGACTGGTACGCGAAACGCACCGAGCGGGTACGGACGATGCGGCGCATCCAGCGGGAGATGATGTCGGCCGCACGGCACGAAGTGCTGTCCGCGCGGAGCGAGCCGGGTGCCAATCCCGAGGTGGTCGACCGGGTGCTGAGACAACTGGATGTGCACAGCTTGCGTTGA
- a CDS encoding GNAT family N-acetyltransferase, with the protein MVRVRVAEDPTDRQACFAVRQAVFIVEQGVPAEDIEYDLFDEPEADTVHVVAVDTEGAPLGTGRLLHGPAAAERTGGDLTIGSLGRLAVLRTARGRGVGVALVQAVEEAARDRGLKAVDLHAQSHALGFYERLGYVPYGEEMTEAGIAHRSMRRELHG; encoded by the coding sequence GTGGTCCGGGTGCGAGTGGCGGAAGATCCCACGGACCGGCAGGCGTGCTTCGCCGTACGCCAGGCGGTCTTCATCGTCGAGCAGGGCGTACCCGCCGAGGACATTGAGTACGACCTCTTCGACGAGCCCGAAGCCGACACCGTGCACGTGGTGGCGGTCGACACCGAGGGTGCACCCCTGGGGACGGGCCGATTGCTCCACGGGCCGGCTGCCGCAGAGCGCACCGGAGGCGATCTCACCATCGGCTCCTTGGGTCGGCTCGCCGTGCTCCGGACGGCCCGCGGACGAGGTGTGGGCGTGGCGCTGGTGCAAGCCGTGGAGGAAGCCGCGCGTGATCGCGGGCTCAAAGCCGTGGACCTCCATGCGCAGAGTCATGCCCTCGGTTTCTACGAGCGGCTGGGCTATGTGCCCTACGGCGAGGAAATGACCGAGGCCGGTATCGCGCATCGGTCGATGAGACGAGAGCTGCACGGCTGA